Proteins from a single region of Streptomyces spectabilis:
- a CDS encoding threonine synthase, with the protein MTSLATGQRSLGDPSVRFPLWPPLTEGCPVTSTDDVAYPVEVDYAYDQVPDGFFAPGAAAARPRGHERWAPLLPPLRAPSLAEGGTPLLPLEDGVWVKDESRNPTWSHKDRLNRITVSAAVGVGAPGVVVASSGNHGASAAAYAARAGLPCTVLTSPDAPPAVDAFLRAYGATVLHVPAEDRWPMLRDLVERTGYHPVSNLTSAAHTGHGFGPEGYKTIAYEIHDELGALPRAVFVPTGYGEMLFGVWKGFAELVRLGYGERVPRLYACEPAAGGPLAAAVRDGVPAAHVPVGETAAYAIDCPVGGYRGVVALRESRGAALLVTDEELAGARAELARGGVWAELSAAAGLAGLRQLGRGVEGPVVCVSTSSGFKDRDLLPQ; encoded by the coding sequence ATGACATCCCTTGCCACCGGCCAGCGTTCGCTGGGCGACCCGTCCGTCCGCTTCCCGCTCTGGCCGCCGCTGACGGAGGGCTGTCCGGTCACGAGCACCGACGACGTCGCGTACCCGGTGGAGGTCGACTACGCCTACGACCAGGTCCCCGACGGCTTCTTCGCACCCGGGGCCGCCGCCGCGCGGCCGCGCGGGCACGAGCGCTGGGCGCCGCTCCTGCCGCCGCTGCGCGCCCCCTCGCTCGCCGAGGGCGGCACCCCGCTGCTCCCCCTTGAGGACGGGGTGTGGGTCAAGGACGAGTCCCGCAACCCGACGTGGAGCCACAAGGACCGGCTCAACCGGATCACGGTGAGCGCGGCCGTCGGCGTCGGCGCGCCCGGCGTCGTCGTCGCCTCCTCCGGCAACCACGGCGCGTCGGCCGCCGCGTACGCCGCCCGGGCCGGCCTTCCGTGCACGGTCCTGACCTCGCCGGACGCGCCGCCCGCCGTCGACGCGTTCCTGCGCGCGTACGGCGCCACCGTGCTGCACGTGCCCGCCGAGGACCGGTGGCCGATGCTGCGCGACCTCGTCGAGCGGACCGGCTACCACCCCGTCAGCAACCTCACGTCCGCCGCGCACACCGGGCACGGGTTCGGGCCCGAGGGCTACAAGACGATCGCCTACGAGATCCACGACGAACTCGGCGCCCTCCCGCGCGCGGTGTTCGTGCCGACGGGGTACGGGGAGATGCTGTTCGGCGTCTGGAAGGGGTTCGCCGAGCTGGTGCGGCTCGGGTACGGGGAGCGGGTGCCGCGCCTGTACGCCTGCGAGCCCGCCGCCGGTGGGCCGCTGGCGGCCGCCGTGCGCGACGGGGTGCCCGCCGCGCACGTCCCCGTCGGGGAGACCGCCGCGTACGCCATCGACTGCCCGGTGGGCGGCTACCGGGGCGTGGTCGCGCTGCGCGAGAGCCGGGGCGCCGCGCTGCTCGTGACCGACGAGGAGCTGGCCGGTGCCCGGGCGGAGCTGGCCCGGGGCGGGGTGTGGGCGGAGCTGTCCGCGGCGGCGGGCCTCGCGGGCCTGCGGCAGCTCGGGCGGGGCGTGGAGGGTCCCGTGGTGTGCGTCTCCACCTCCAGCGGCTTCAAGGACCGGGACCTGCTGCCCCAGTAG
- a CDS encoding APC family permease, with amino-acid sequence MTETLHTPPQSVAAPVAEGPAGSPAAPRKLKRSIGVVGGTLLTLSCVTPASTLFVVVPDLFSTLGTATTLTIAIGALLCVGVAFCYSELGTLIPSAGGEYAMVSTMAGRLAGWLVFVLSLLVVMIVPPVIAMGTADYLAPLVKIEPAYAGAGVMLLATLAGLLDLRANAWITGIFLVLEVVAAAVVAVLGFAHAERGAGSLVDLSVASGSGDGTKTVTAMLIVSGLAIALFVTQGFSTAVYLSEEMENPRRNVARTVLLTLGISAVVLLVPVAAITMGAPDLAALTGGDIGAMVTAWSSSGVGTFISLCVALAIINAGIVMVIQNSRVLYASARDKAWPQPVNAVLSRLGGRFGSPWVATLLVGVPGAALCFVNLDTLYGVTGVSVTGMYLLVAVAALLARRGGHGAAPAWRMPLWPGVPVVLIAVLAYVLSQQEARYLLWTGGIVGGATLYWLCYLRPRAATRWLVTVPE; translated from the coding sequence ATGACCGAAACGCTGCACACGCCGCCGCAGTCCGTGGCCGCCCCTGTGGCGGAGGGACCGGCCGGGTCCCCGGCCGCGCCCCGCAAGCTGAAGCGGTCCATCGGCGTCGTCGGCGGCACCCTGCTCACGCTGTCCTGCGTGACGCCCGCGTCCACGCTCTTCGTGGTCGTGCCCGACCTGTTCTCCACGCTCGGCACCGCCACCACCCTCACCATCGCCATCGGCGCGCTGCTCTGCGTGGGCGTGGCCTTCTGCTACTCCGAGCTCGGCACGCTGATCCCCAGCGCGGGCGGCGAGTACGCGATGGTCTCCACGATGGCCGGACGGCTCGCGGGCTGGCTCGTGTTCGTGCTCTCCCTGCTCGTCGTGATGATCGTGCCGCCCGTGATCGCCATGGGCACGGCCGACTACCTCGCGCCCCTGGTGAAGATCGAACCCGCCTACGCGGGCGCCGGCGTGATGCTCCTCGCCACCCTCGCGGGCCTGCTCGACCTGCGGGCCAACGCCTGGATCACCGGGATCTTCCTGGTCCTCGAAGTGGTCGCGGCCGCCGTCGTGGCCGTCCTCGGCTTCGCGCACGCCGAGCGCGGCGCGGGCAGCCTCGTCGACCTCTCCGTGGCCAGTGGCTCCGGCGACGGCACGAAGACCGTCACCGCGATGCTCATCGTCTCCGGGCTCGCCATCGCGCTCTTCGTCACGCAGGGCTTCTCCACCGCCGTCTACCTCTCCGAGGAGATGGAGAACCCGCGCCGCAACGTGGCCCGCACCGTGCTGCTCACCCTCGGCATCTCCGCCGTCGTGCTGCTCGTGCCGGTCGCCGCGATCACCATGGGCGCGCCGGACCTCGCCGCGCTCACCGGCGGCGACATCGGCGCCATGGTCACCGCCTGGTCCAGCTCCGGCGTCGGCACCTTCATCAGCCTGTGCGTGGCCCTCGCCATCATCAACGCGGGCATCGTCATGGTCATCCAGAACTCCCGCGTCCTGTACGCCTCCGCGCGCGACAAGGCCTGGCCGCAGCCGGTCAACGCGGTCCTGTCGCGGCTCGGCGGCCGCTTCGGCTCCCCGTGGGTCGCCACGCTCCTGGTGGGCGTCCCCGGCGCCGCGCTGTGCTTCGTGAACCTCGACACCCTCTACGGCGTCACCGGGGTGTCCGTGACCGGCATGTACCTGCTCGTCGCGGTGGCGGCGCTGCTCGCCCGCCGGGGCGGCCACGGGGCCGCTCCCGCCTGGCGGATGCCGCTGTGGCCCGGCGTCCCGGTGGTCCTCATCGCCGTCCTCGCGTACGTGCTCAGCCAGCAGGAGGCGCGCTACCTCCTGTGGACCGGCGGCATCGTGGGCGGCGCGACGCTGTACTGGCTCTGCTACCTGCGGCCGCGGGCGGCCACGCGCTGGCTGGTGACCGTCCCGGAGTAG
- the mmsA gene encoding CoA-acylating methylmalonate-semialdehyde dehydrogenase: MTKTVDHWIGGKSVEGTSGTYGPVTDPATGAVTTRVAFASVDEVDAAVAAAKAAYATWGQSSLAQRTSVLFKFRALLDAHRDEIAELITAEHGKVHSDALGEVARGLEVVDLACGINVQLKGELSTQVASRVDVSSIRQPLGVVAGITPFNFPAMVPMWMFPLAIACGNTFVLKPSEKDPSASMRVAELLAEAGLPDGVFNVVHGDKVAVDRLLVHPDVAAVSFVGSTPIARYIHTTASANGKRVQALGGAKNHMLVLPDADLDAAADAAVSAAYGSAGERCMAISAVVAVGSVGDELVAKIKERAEQIKIGPGNDPASEMGPLITAAHRDKVASYVTGAAAQGCEVVLDGTGHTVEGHEDGHWIGLSLLDRVPVTADAYKDEIFGPVLCVLRVETYEEGLALINASPFGNGTAVFTRDGGAARRFQLEVEAGMVGVNVPIPVPVGYHSFGGWKDSLFGDHHIYGNDGTHFYTRGKVVTTRWPDPSDAPAGVDLGFPRNH, encoded by the coding sequence ATGACGAAGACCGTCGACCACTGGATCGGTGGCAAGAGCGTCGAGGGGACGTCCGGCACGTACGGTCCGGTCACCGATCCGGCGACCGGTGCCGTGACCACGCGCGTGGCCTTCGCGAGCGTGGACGAGGTGGACGCGGCGGTCGCCGCCGCCAAGGCCGCGTACGCGACCTGGGGCCAGTCCTCGCTCGCCCAGCGCACGTCCGTCCTGTTCAAGTTCCGCGCGCTCCTTGACGCGCACCGCGACGAGATCGCCGAGCTGATCACCGCCGAGCACGGCAAGGTGCACTCCGACGCGCTCGGCGAGGTGGCGCGCGGCCTGGAGGTCGTCGACCTGGCGTGCGGCATCAACGTGCAGCTCAAGGGCGAGCTGTCGACGCAGGTCGCCAGCCGTGTGGACGTCTCCTCGATCCGCCAGCCCCTTGGCGTCGTCGCGGGCATCACGCCCTTCAACTTCCCGGCCATGGTGCCGATGTGGATGTTCCCGCTGGCCATCGCGTGCGGCAACACCTTCGTCCTGAAGCCCAGCGAGAAGGACCCGTCGGCGTCGATGCGCGTCGCGGAGCTGCTCGCCGAGGCGGGCCTGCCGGACGGCGTCTTCAACGTCGTGCACGGTGACAAGGTGGCCGTGGACCGCCTCCTGGTCCACCCGGACGTGGCGGCGGTGTCCTTCGTGGGCTCGACCCCGATCGCCCGCTACATCCACACCACGGCCTCCGCGAACGGCAAGCGCGTGCAGGCCCTCGGCGGCGCCAAGAACCACATGCTGGTGCTTCCGGACGCCGACCTGGACGCGGCCGCCGACGCCGCGGTCTCGGCCGCGTACGGCTCCGCGGGCGAGCGCTGCATGGCCATCTCGGCCGTCGTCGCGGTCGGCTCGGTCGGCGACGAGCTCGTCGCGAAGATCAAGGAGCGCGCCGAGCAGATCAAGATCGGTCCGGGCAACGACCCGGCCTCCGAGATGGGCCCGCTCATCACGGCCGCGCACCGCGACAAGGTGGCGTCGTACGTGACGGGCGCCGCCGCGCAGGGCTGCGAGGTCGTCCTGGACGGCACCGGCCACACCGTCGAGGGCCACGAGGACGGCCACTGGATCGGTCTGTCCCTGCTCGACCGGGTGCCGGTGACGGCGGACGCCTACAAGGACGAGATCTTCGGCCCGGTCCTGTGCGTGCTGCGCGTCGAGACGTACGAGGAGGGCCTCGCCCTCATCAACGCCTCGCCGTTCGGCAACGGCACGGCCGTCTTCACCCGGGACGGCGGCGCCGCGCGCCGCTTCCAGCTGGAGGTCGAGGCGGGCATGGTCGGCGTGAACGTGCCGATCCCGGTGCCGGTGGGCTACCACTCCTTCGGTGGCTGGAAGGACTCCCTCTTCGGCGACCACCACATCTACGGCAACGACGGCACGCACTTCTACACGCGCGGCAAGGTCGTCACGACCCGGTGGCCGGACCCCTCGGACGCCCCGGCGGGCGTGGACCTGGGGTTCCCGCGCAATCACTGA